One genomic region from Blastococcus sp. Marseille-P5729 encodes:
- a CDS encoding TIGR03885 family FMN-dependent LLM class oxidoreductase, producing MPRIGLHCSHEQIDPRQLLSDVQHAERAGFDMAMCSDHFAPWSKRQGHSGYTWSWLGAALATTSLQLGCVSAPGQRYHPAVHAQRIATLGQMFPGRFWVALGSGENANEHITGDRWPRKEERIARLEECVSVIRRMLEGEEVSHDGLVRVDRARIWDLPDQVPPLIGPAVSVESAARVAGWADGIATLNQPVDKLRDLLAAYRDAGGRGPASLQVHLSWAETEDEAERIAHDQWRTNVFAEPVSWDTATPAEFDIVGEHVSSSVVREHVRVSADLGQHRDWLREYADLGFDDIYLHFVGQTQERFIDTFAEKVLPELD from the coding sequence ATGCCTCGCATCGGACTTCACTGCTCGCACGAGCAGATCGACCCGCGGCAGCTGCTCTCCGACGTCCAGCACGCCGAACGCGCTGGCTTCGACATGGCGATGTGCTCGGACCACTTCGCCCCATGGAGCAAGCGGCAGGGCCACTCCGGCTACACCTGGTCGTGGCTCGGTGCCGCCCTGGCCACCACCTCCCTGCAGCTCGGCTGCGTCTCGGCGCCGGGCCAGCGCTACCACCCGGCGGTGCACGCGCAGCGGATCGCCACGCTCGGCCAGATGTTCCCTGGCCGGTTCTGGGTCGCGCTCGGCAGCGGCGAGAACGCCAACGAGCACATCACCGGCGACCGCTGGCCACGCAAGGAGGAGCGCATCGCACGCCTGGAGGAATGCGTCTCCGTCATCCGCCGGATGCTCGAGGGCGAGGAGGTCTCGCACGACGGTCTGGTGAGAGTCGATCGCGCGCGAATCTGGGACCTGCCCGATCAGGTGCCTCCGCTGATCGGGCCTGCTGTGTCCGTCGAGTCGGCGGCCCGTGTCGCCGGCTGGGCGGATGGCATCGCGACCCTGAACCAGCCGGTCGACAAGCTGCGCGACCTGCTGGCGGCGTACCGGGATGCCGGCGGACGCGGTCCGGCCAGCCTTCAGGTCCACCTGTCGTGGGCGGAGACCGAGGACGAGGCCGAGCGGATCGCACACGACCAGTGGCGCACCAACGTGTTCGCCGAGCCGGTCAGCTGGGACACCGCCACCCCGGCGGAGTTCGACATCGTGGGTGAGCACGTGAGCTCGTCAGTGGTTCGCGAGCACGTCCGGGTGTCCGCCGATCTCGGTCAGCATCGCGACTGGCTGCGCGAGTACGCCGATCTCGGCTTCGACGACATCTATCTGCACTTCGTCGGCCAGACCCAGGAGCGCTTCATCGACACCTTCGCCGAGAAGGTACTGCCAGAGCTCGACTAG
- a CDS encoding alpha-glucosidase, whose amino-acid sequence MSIDNDLTRDWWKSAVVYQIYPRSFADSDGDGTGDLRGIIERLDYLQTLGVDVVWLGPVYRSPQYDNGYDISDYQDVDPIFGTLDDLDELIEELHRRGIRLLMDIVVNHTSDEHPWFVESRDPSSERRDWYFWRPPRPDHAGGEPGAEPNNWNAVFSGPAWEWDAASGEYFLHMFSRKQPDLNWENPQVRSAIYRMMRWWLDRGVDGFRLDVINLISKPEGLPDGAGFTQIADGPRMHEFLAEMNAEVLADQPRPLLVVGEMPGVTVEDARRYTDPERREVDMVFQFEHVDLDHGPGGKFDLVPLPMPRLRENLMRWQVELEPVGWNSLYWDNHDQPRAVSRFGDDDAQWREVSAKTLATVLHLLRGTPYVYQGQELGMTNTPFADIAGFRDIESLNYAAEQETAGRLFDELLPGLSAGSRDNARTPMQWDDSAGAGFTSGEPWIAVNPNAAQINAQRQVGVAGSVFEHYRALIAFRHDEPCVAHGGVTPLAMDHPDLWAYRREHEGIELLVLASFTREPIEIPADLLEDWMDCDAGDPSRDGVTVAIATSDEAASAVLADGRLPGWESVVLRRIR is encoded by the coding sequence GTGAGCATCGACAACGACCTGACCAGGGACTGGTGGAAGAGCGCCGTCGTCTACCAGATCTACCCGCGAAGCTTCGCCGACAGCGACGGCGACGGCACCGGTGACCTGCGCGGCATCATCGAGCGCCTCGACTACCTGCAGACGCTCGGCGTCGATGTGGTCTGGCTCGGTCCGGTCTACCGCTCACCGCAGTACGACAACGGCTACGACATCAGCGACTATCAGGACGTCGACCCGATCTTCGGGACGCTCGACGACCTCGACGAGCTGATCGAGGAGCTGCACCGGCGCGGCATCCGCCTGCTCATGGACATCGTCGTCAACCACACCAGCGATGAGCATCCCTGGTTCGTCGAGTCGCGCGACCCGTCGAGCGAGCGGCGCGACTGGTACTTCTGGCGTCCGCCCCGGCCAGACCACGCCGGCGGCGAGCCAGGAGCCGAGCCGAACAACTGGAACGCGGTCTTCTCCGGCCCGGCCTGGGAGTGGGATGCGGCGTCCGGCGAGTACTTCCTGCACATGTTCAGCCGCAAGCAACCCGACCTGAACTGGGAGAACCCGCAGGTGCGCTCCGCGATCTACCGGATGATGCGCTGGTGGCTCGACCGCGGGGTCGACGGGTTCCGGCTCGACGTCATCAACCTGATCTCGAAGCCGGAGGGACTGCCGGACGGCGCGGGGTTCACCCAGATCGCCGACGGGCCGCGGATGCACGAGTTCCTGGCCGAGATGAACGCCGAGGTGCTCGCCGATCAGCCGCGGCCCCTCCTGGTAGTGGGCGAGATGCCGGGCGTGACCGTCGAGGATGCCCGGCGCTACACCGACCCGGAGCGGCGAGAGGTCGACATGGTCTTCCAGTTCGAGCATGTCGACCTCGACCACGGGCCGGGTGGCAAGTTCGACCTGGTACCGCTCCCCATGCCCCGGCTGAGGGAGAACCTGATGCGCTGGCAGGTCGAACTCGAGCCGGTCGGCTGGAACAGCCTGTACTGGGACAACCACGATCAGCCCCGTGCCGTGTCGCGCTTCGGGGACGACGACGCGCAGTGGCGGGAGGTGTCGGCGAAGACCCTCGCGACGGTGCTGCACCTGCTGCGCGGTACCCCGTATGTCTATCAGGGGCAAGAGCTCGGCATGACCAACACCCCGTTCGCTGACATCGCTGGATTCCGCGACATCGAGTCGTTGAACTATGCGGCGGAGCAGGAGACCGCCGGCCGGCTGTTCGACGAACTGCTCCCCGGTCTCTCGGCCGGAAGCCGGGACAACGCGCGGACGCCGATGCAGTGGGACGACTCGGCCGGCGCCGGCTTTACCAGCGGCGAGCCGTGGATCGCCGTGAACCCGAATGCCGCACAGATAAACGCGCAACGGCAGGTGGGCGTCGCCGGCTCGGTGTTCGAGCACTATCGAGCGCTCATCGCCTTCCGCCACGACGAGCCGTGCGTGGCGCACGGAGGCGTCACCCCGCTCGCGATGGACCACCCGGACCTGTGGGCCTACCGGCGGGAGCACGAAGGCATCGAGCTACTGGTCCTGGCGTCCTTCACACGCGAGCCGATCGAGATCCCCGCGGACCTGCTCGAGGACTGGATGGACTGCGATGCAGGCGATCCAAGCCGGGACGGCGTGACGGTTGCGATCGCGACCTCGGATGAGGCTGCGAGTGCCGTGCTCGCCGACGGCCGCCTGCCCGGTTGGGAGTCCGTCGTCCTCCGCCGCATCCGGTAG
- a CDS encoding prenyltransferase: MRRALEVPGVLTAEQVVAIGDFIAASQYEDGSIPWFRGGQLDPWDHIEAAMGLAVVGKYDHAMAAFDWSARSQRPDGSWPMEQVDGEIREAAADTNQCAYIATGVWHYYLITGEVAALARLWPTIEAAIDFVVDAQLPSGALAWAKSAEGAWDQTALVTGCSSALQSIECACLIAHRLGHARPHWQRAGRRLHEAISTRPEAFADRSRYSMDWYYPILTGAIRGVQARERIDAGWDHYYWPDHGVRCVSDEPWVTAAETVELVAALDAMGDHARALEVFEDMHFLLDHETGGYWTGKNLPNDQVWPIEQTTWSAGAVLLAADALTQTTGGAALFRDAGSWPVWERASQEGVAG; this comes from the coding sequence ATGCGGCGCGCACTCGAGGTACCCGGCGTCCTGACCGCCGAGCAGGTCGTTGCGATCGGCGACTTCATCGCGGCCAGCCAGTACGAGGACGGCTCGATCCCGTGGTTTCGCGGTGGTCAGCTCGACCCCTGGGACCACATCGAGGCCGCGATGGGGCTCGCTGTCGTCGGCAAGTACGACCATGCGATGGCGGCCTTCGACTGGTCAGCGCGCTCCCAGCGGCCGGACGGTTCGTGGCCGATGGAGCAGGTGGACGGCGAGATCCGCGAGGCGGCCGCAGACACCAACCAGTGCGCCTATATCGCCACCGGCGTGTGGCACTACTACCTCATCACTGGCGAGGTGGCCGCGCTCGCGCGTCTCTGGCCGACGATCGAGGCCGCGATCGACTTCGTCGTCGACGCCCAGCTTCCATCGGGCGCGCTGGCCTGGGCGAAGAGCGCAGAAGGTGCCTGGGACCAGACCGCGCTGGTGACCGGCTGCAGCAGTGCGCTGCAGTCGATCGAGTGCGCCTGCCTGATCGCGCATCGGCTCGGCCACGCCCGGCCGCATTGGCAGCGGGCCGGTCGCCGCCTACACGAGGCGATCAGCACCCGGCCGGAAGCGTTCGCCGACCGCAGCCGCTACTCGATGGATTGGTACTACCCGATCCTCACCGGGGCGATTCGCGGGGTGCAGGCGCGTGAGCGCATCGACGCCGGCTGGGATCACTACTATTGGCCCGATCACGGCGTGCGCTGCGTCAGCGACGAGCCGTGGGTGACCGCCGCAGAGACCGTTGAGCTGGTGGCCGCGCTCGATGCGATGGGTGATCACGCCCGCGCCCTCGAGGTCTTCGAGGACATGCACTTCCTGCTGGATCACGAGACCGGCGGCTACTGGACCGGCAAGAACCTCCCTAATGACCAGGTATGGCCGATCGAGCAGACCACCTGGTCGGCCGGCGCCGTCCTGCTCGCCGCCGACGCCCTGACCCAGACCACCGGCGGAGCGGCGTTGTTCCGAGACGCCGGCAGCTGGCCGGTGTGGGAGCGGGCCAGCCAGGAGGGGGTGGCCGGATGA
- a CDS encoding SGNH/GDSL hydrolase family protein, producing the protein MTRRLVLLLALVLTLAACSDEPSGDPPPASAPSPANPDEDPGNHDQVGVIGDSLTAEMIDYGQLDPALQDLGWDADDIRLDGVWGRPINGSGAGATTGVIESWRTDGFDPRVWLIALGTNNAADGASSWQHDVRAVINEVNSGAAGNYTIYWVTTGYRQADQESQQEFLDTVQDIATEYPNVEVADYGAYLDEHRDDPKWDSYWADSVHHSESGYAELRTPFYVEVLEPEAPS; encoded by the coding sequence ATGACCCGCCGACTCGTACTGCTTCTGGCCCTGGTCCTGACGTTGGCCGCGTGCTCGGACGAGCCCTCAGGCGACCCGCCTCCCGCGTCGGCGCCGTCGCCGGCGAACCCGGACGAGGACCCCGGGAACCACGACCAGGTCGGGGTCATCGGTGACTCGCTGACCGCAGAGATGATCGACTACGGCCAGCTCGATCCCGCGCTGCAGGACCTGGGATGGGACGCCGACGACATTCGCCTCGACGGGGTCTGGGGCCGACCCATCAACGGCTCCGGCGCCGGCGCGACGACCGGCGTCATCGAGAGCTGGCGGACGGACGGGTTCGATCCGCGGGTGTGGCTGATCGCGCTCGGGACGAACAACGCCGCAGACGGCGCCTCGTCCTGGCAGCACGACGTCCGCGCCGTGATCAATGAGGTCAACTCAGGCGCCGCGGGCAATTACACGATCTACTGGGTCACCACGGGTTACCGGCAGGCCGACCAGGAGAGCCAGCAGGAGTTCCTCGATACCGTCCAGGACATCGCGACCGAGTACCCGAATGTCGAGGTCGCCGACTACGGGGCCTATCTCGACGAGCACCGTGACGATCCGAAGTGGGACTCGTACTGGGCCGACTCGGTGCACCACTCGGAGTCCGGATATGCCGAGCTGCGGACGCCGTTCTACGTCGAGGTGCTCGAGCCGGAGGCGCCGTCCTAG
- a CDS encoding FAD-binding oxidoreductase — METFDAIVIGGGIAGVSLAYELASDRRVGLLEMETHLAFHTTGRSAATFLETYGGDQIRALTTGSRDFFENPPSFLDHSPLRPLGLVWVATHGRGARLQQMHAEMCALVPDAQLLSPEEAVQVNPILKGEYIEQAMLEPGAMELDVHLLHQGFVTGFRERGGIVHTAARVTGAVRSEDFDEDHVWTLTDSGDNKYRAPLVVNAAGSWVDVVAATFGARSVGIAPLRRTIFMVPSPQGSRTASLPMAADVDDTFYVKPDGEQYLCSPADEVLQSPSDPRPDELRIAQAMEVIDEATHIAPRHVRSSWAGLRNFTPDRQPVVGFDPRVAGFFWFGGQGGYGIQTAPSMARLGAALARGEQPPADLVARGLDVARLDPARFMG, encoded by the coding sequence GTGGAGACCTTCGACGCGATCGTGATCGGCGGCGGCATCGCCGGGGTCTCGCTGGCCTACGAGCTGGCGAGCGATCGGCGCGTGGGCCTGCTCGAGATGGAGACCCACCTCGCCTTCCACACGACCGGGCGCAGCGCGGCGACCTTTCTCGAGACGTACGGCGGGGATCAGATCCGTGCGCTCACCACGGGCAGCCGGGACTTCTTCGAGAACCCGCCGAGCTTCTTGGACCACTCGCCGTTGCGGCCCCTCGGCCTGGTCTGGGTCGCGACGCACGGCCGCGGCGCCCGCCTGCAGCAGATGCATGCCGAGATGTGTGCATTGGTTCCCGATGCCCAGCTGCTCTCGCCGGAGGAGGCGGTGCAGGTCAACCCGATCCTCAAGGGCGAGTACATCGAGCAGGCGATGCTCGAGCCGGGAGCGATGGAGCTCGACGTCCACCTGCTGCATCAGGGGTTCGTCACCGGCTTCCGCGAACGGGGCGGCATCGTTCATACCGCTGCTCGAGTCACCGGCGCGGTGCGCAGCGAGGACTTCGATGAGGACCACGTCTGGACACTCACCGACTCCGGCGACAATAAGTACCGCGCCCCGCTGGTCGTCAACGCGGCCGGATCCTGGGTGGACGTCGTCGCGGCCACCTTCGGAGCGCGCTCGGTCGGGATAGCGCCGCTGCGGCGCACGATCTTCATGGTCCCTTCGCCGCAGGGCTCGCGTACGGCGTCCTTGCCGATGGCGGCGGACGTCGATGACACCTTCTACGTCAAGCCCGACGGCGAGCAGTACCTGTGCTCACCGGCCGACGAGGTGCTGCAGTCGCCGAGCGACCCGCGTCCCGACGAGCTGCGTATCGCGCAGGCGATGGAGGTCATCGACGAGGCCACCCACATCGCCCCGCGCCACGTGCGCTCGTCGTGGGCCGGCCTGCGCAACTTCACCCCGGACCGGCAGCCGGTCGTCGGATTCGACCCGCGCGTCGCGGGCTTCTTCTGGTTCGGCGGACAAGGCGGGTATGGGATCCAGACCGCCCCGTCGATGGCGCGGCTCGGCGCTGCGCTGGCACGTGGGGAACAGCCGCCGGCCGATCTCGTCGCGCGGGGCCTCGACGTCGCTCGCCTGGATCCTGCCCGGTTCATGGGCTAG
- a CDS encoding alpha-amylase family protein: protein MRITDTTDLWWKSAVVYCLDIETFYDANGDGVGDIEGLTDRIDYLADLGINCLWLMPFYPSPDRDDGYDIMDYYGVDSRLGNHGQLVELVQIAHDRGIRVIADLVVNHTSDQHPWFKASRKEKDPEKNPYRDYYIWRSDEPGDTSDQVVFPDKEDSIWEKDPKTGEYYLHHFYKHQPDLNLDYPPVVEEILRAMGFWLQLGFDGFRVDGVPFLEQKPENADPQYAVDPHKFMKSLRDFMSWRNGSAMMLGEVNMTRSDQLKFFGGEAADEMQMQFDFITMQAMYLAMAREDAQPIVTALNSRPEIHRSCQWAMFLRNHDELTLDKLTDKQRQEVFDAFGPEKDMQVYDRGLKRRLPPMLGGDPRRVKMAYSLMFALPGTPTLYYGEEIGMGEDLEAEARMAVRTPMQWSAEKNGGFSTARPSRLVQRTVPGAYGPEHINVLAQQHDPDSLMSWIRRLIQIRRSCPEVGWGKMTVLEHDGGKSVLAHRLDLDDSSVIAVHNLSADPTTVQIPTAGQFEDPHITDLLTHESPEIPDGGRLTVTLDGYGVQWLRVRQAGHLAIP, encoded by the coding sequence ATGCGAATCACGGACACGACCGACCTGTGGTGGAAGAGCGCCGTCGTCTACTGTCTCGACATCGAGACCTTTTATGACGCGAACGGAGACGGCGTAGGCGATATCGAGGGACTCACCGACCGGATCGACTACCTGGCCGATCTGGGCATCAACTGCCTGTGGCTGATGCCGTTCTATCCGAGCCCCGACCGGGACGACGGCTACGACATCATGGACTACTACGGCGTCGATTCGCGGCTGGGCAACCATGGCCAGCTCGTCGAGCTCGTCCAGATCGCGCACGACCGGGGAATCCGGGTGATCGCCGATCTCGTCGTCAACCACACCAGTGACCAGCACCCGTGGTTCAAGGCCTCTCGCAAGGAGAAGGACCCCGAGAAGAACCCCTACCGCGATTACTACATCTGGCGCTCGGACGAGCCCGGTGACACCTCCGACCAGGTCGTCTTCCCCGACAAGGAGGACTCTATCTGGGAGAAGGACCCAAAGACCGGCGAGTACTACCTGCACCACTTCTACAAGCACCAGCCCGACCTCAACCTCGACTACCCGCCGGTCGTCGAGGAGATCCTGCGCGCCATGGGCTTCTGGCTGCAGCTCGGGTTCGACGGCTTCCGGGTGGACGGCGTCCCGTTCCTGGAGCAGAAGCCGGAGAACGCCGATCCGCAGTACGCGGTCGACCCGCACAAGTTCATGAAGAGCCTTCGCGACTTCATGTCGTGGCGCAACGGGTCGGCGATGATGCTCGGCGAGGTCAATATGACCCGCTCCGACCAGCTGAAGTTCTTCGGGGGCGAGGCAGCCGACGAGATGCAGATGCAGTTCGACTTCATCACCATGCAGGCGATGTACCTGGCGATGGCCCGCGAGGACGCGCAGCCGATCGTCACGGCACTGAACAGCCGTCCGGAGATCCACCGCTCGTGCCAGTGGGCGATGTTCCTGCGCAACCACGACGAGCTGACTCTGGACAAGCTCACCGACAAGCAGCGCCAGGAGGTCTTCGACGCGTTCGGGCCCGAGAAGGACATGCAGGTCTACGATCGCGGCCTGAAGCGGCGCCTGCCGCCGATGCTCGGCGGCGACCCACGGCGCGTAAAGATGGCCTACTCCCTGATGTTCGCCCTGCCCGGAACCCCAACGCTGTACTACGGCGAGGAGATCGGGATGGGCGAGGACCTCGAGGCGGAAGCGCGGATGGCCGTCCGTACGCCGATGCAGTGGAGCGCTGAGAAGAACGGCGGCTTCTCCACCGCCCGCCCGTCGCGTCTCGTCCAGCGCACCGTCCCCGGCGCCTACGGCCCGGAGCACATCAACGTACTGGCCCAGCAGCACGATCCCGACTCGCTCATGTCGTGGATCCGCCGCCTGATCCAGATCCGGCGATCCTGCCCCGAGGTGGGCTGGGGCAAGATGACCGTCCTGGAGCACGACGGCGGCAAGAGCGTCCTCGCGCACCGTCTCGATCTCGACGACTCGTCGGTCATCGCCGTCCACAACCTCTCCGCCGACCCGACGACGGTCCAGATCCCGACGGCCGGTCAGTTCGAGGACCCCCACATCACCGACCTGCTGACACACGAGTCACCCGAGATCCCGGACGGCGGAAGGCTCACCGTCACCCTCGACGGCTACGGCGTCCAGTGGCTCCGGGTGCGCCAGGCCGGCCACCTCGCGATCCCCTAG
- a CDS encoding glycosyltransferase family 4 protein has product MTAGMDGRGRPLRIALSSYRSKPHSGGQGIYVRNLSRELVALGHEVEVFSGPPYPHLDPGVRLTKVPSLDLYREDDPFRQPGLREFRSDLDVLEYLMMCTAGFPEPRIFARRLERVLGPRIGEFDILHDNQTLAPGILRLALRGLPLLTTIHHPISQDRRLELAHATGWQRITKRRWYGFVGMQRRVARRLRRILTVSEGSAGDIAADFGVLRNRIEIVPVGVATDVFRPPSIPRVDGRLVAIASADVPLKGISVLIRALRDMDPGTWSELVIVGPCSDRTTASIASAGLSEKVSFRSGISDEELAALIGSAQALVVPSLYEGFSLPAVEAMACATPVVASDVGALPTLISSEDAHPAGVLVPPKDPAALGRAIAAVLADPERAARMGRAGRTRAESTYSWRAVAERTAELYYDVIEAGTGTSEPIREMRTTERESV; this is encoded by the coding sequence ATGACCGCTGGCATGGACGGGCGCGGTCGCCCGTTGCGGATCGCGCTGTCGTCCTATCGCAGCAAGCCGCATTCAGGCGGTCAGGGAATCTACGTCCGCAACCTCAGCCGCGAGCTGGTCGCGCTCGGGCACGAGGTCGAGGTCTTCAGCGGACCGCCGTACCCGCACCTCGATCCTGGCGTCCGGCTCACCAAAGTTCCTAGCCTCGACCTCTATCGGGAGGACGACCCCTTCCGTCAACCTGGCCTGCGAGAGTTCCGGTCCGACCTCGACGTTCTCGAGTACCTGATGATGTGCACGGCCGGATTCCCTGAGCCGAGGATCTTCGCGCGGCGCCTGGAGCGGGTGCTGGGCCCGCGCATCGGCGAGTTCGACATCCTGCACGACAACCAGACCCTCGCGCCGGGCATCCTCCGCCTTGCGCTGCGAGGCCTGCCCCTGCTCACGACCATCCACCACCCGATCAGCCAGGACCGCCGCCTCGAGCTCGCGCACGCCACCGGCTGGCAGCGGATCACCAAGCGCCGCTGGTACGGGTTTGTCGGAATGCAGCGGCGAGTCGCGCGGCGACTGCGGCGCATCCTCACCGTCTCCGAAGGCTCCGCCGGTGACATCGCCGCCGACTTCGGTGTGCTGCGCAACCGCATCGAGATCGTCCCGGTCGGAGTCGCGACCGATGTCTTCCGTCCACCGTCTATCCCACGAGTCGACGGACGGCTCGTCGCGATCGCGTCGGCCGACGTTCCGCTGAAGGGCATCAGCGTCCTCATCCGAGCACTGCGTGACATGGACCCGGGGACGTGGAGCGAGCTGGTGATCGTCGGCCCGTGCAGCGACCGGACGACGGCATCCATCGCGAGCGCCGGGCTCTCCGAGAAGGTGAGCTTCCGCTCCGGCATCAGCGACGAGGAACTAGCCGCACTCATCGGGTCTGCGCAGGCGCTGGTAGTTCCCTCGCTGTACGAGGGGTTCTCACTGCCCGCCGTCGAGGCGATGGCCTGCGCGACCCCGGTCGTCGCCTCCGACGTGGGCGCGCTGCCGACGCTGATCTCGAGCGAGGACGCCCATCCCGCCGGTGTGCTCGTGCCTCCGAAGGACCCGGCAGCGCTTGGCCGAGCGATCGCGGCGGTGCTCGCCGATCCCGAGCGGGCGGCGCGCATGGGCCGCGCGGGCCGCACGCGCGCGGAGTCCACCTATAGCTGGAGAGCCGTGGCCGAGCGCACCGCCGAGCTGTACTACGACGTGATCGAGGCCGGCACTGGCACCTCGGAACCGATTCGCGAGATGCGAACCACGGAAAGGGAAAGCGTCTGA
- the zupT gene encoding zinc transporter ZupT, whose product MQGVWFALGVALLAGLATGIGGVIIAVGKQPGPKLLAGGLGFSAGVMIFLSFAEMMPAAAEYIGREQPEDAVPWWVFTGFFAGVALIAIIDRLVPMSINPHEPLEPGGMGNGAGIDPALLRTGVMVGLALALHNFPEGFATFVTALEDPRLALPIVIAIALHNIPEGVAVAVPIRVATGSRWKAAGFATLTGLSEPVGAVLGYLLIQPFMTDTIFGLTLATVAGVMVFVSLDKLLPTAEKYGEHHVAIYALIGGMALMALTLAVVQ is encoded by the coding sequence GTGCAGGGAGTCTGGTTCGCGCTCGGGGTTGCGCTGCTCGCTGGCCTGGCTACCGGCATCGGCGGGGTCATCATCGCGGTCGGGAAGCAGCCTGGCCCGAAGCTGCTCGCTGGCGGCCTCGGTTTCTCCGCAGGCGTGATGATCTTCTTGTCGTTCGCGGAGATGATGCCTGCGGCGGCCGAGTACATCGGCCGGGAGCAGCCCGAGGACGCGGTGCCGTGGTGGGTCTTCACCGGGTTCTTTGCTGGCGTGGCGCTGATTGCGATCATCGACCGGCTGGTACCGATGTCGATCAACCCGCACGAACCGCTCGAACCCGGGGGCATGGGAAACGGGGCGGGCATCGACCCGGCGTTGCTGCGCACCGGCGTCATGGTGGGGCTCGCGCTCGCGCTGCACAACTTCCCGGAGGGCTTCGCCACCTTCGTGACGGCCCTGGAGGACCCGCGGCTCGCGCTTCCCATCGTCATCGCCATCGCACTGCACAACATCCCGGAGGGCGTCGCCGTCGCCGTCCCTATCCGAGTCGCCACCGGTAGCCGCTGGAAGGCGGCGGGGTTCGCGACACTCACCGGCCTCAGCGAGCCGGTCGGCGCCGTCCTCGGCTATCTGCTGATCCAGCCGTTCATGACCGACACGATCTTCGGCCTCACACTCGCCACCGTGGCCGGCGTGATGGTGTTCGTGTCACTGGACAAGCTGCTGCCGACCGCCGAGAAGTACGGCGAGCATCACGTGGCGATCTACGCGCTGATCGGCGGCATGGCGCTGATGGCGTTGACCCTCGCCGTCGTGCAGTGA
- a CDS encoding class I SAM-dependent methyltransferase, with protein sequence MIPADVLARFEETTGFMPTEEGEALHAVARGARAGTWLEIGTYCGKSTVLLADAARQVGARLVTVDHHHGSEENQPGWEWHDESLVDADSGRLDTLPHFRRVLDENADVLSAIVADTRLVATWWTTPLELLFLDGNHTEETAQQDYTQFARHLVPEGLLLVHDVFPDPADGGQAPWNVVRRAVAEGFEQIAVHGSLRVLRRS encoded by the coding sequence ATGATCCCCGCCGATGTCCTCGCCCGCTTCGAGGAAACGACGGGCTTCATGCCCACCGAGGAGGGCGAAGCTCTGCACGCGGTCGCCCGCGGCGCCCGTGCAGGAACGTGGCTGGAGATCGGCACCTACTGTGGCAAGTCCACGGTGCTGCTCGCTGACGCGGCGCGCCAAGTGGGAGCGCGGCTGGTCACGGTTGATCATCACCACGGCTCGGAGGAGAACCAGCCGGGGTGGGAGTGGCACGACGAGTCGCTCGTGGACGCCGACTCGGGCCGTCTCGACACGCTCCCGCACTTTCGACGCGTGCTGGATGAGAACGCCGACGTCCTCTCGGCCATCGTCGCCGACACCCGCCTGGTAGCGACCTGGTGGACGACGCCCCTCGAACTACTCTTTCTCGACGGCAACCACACCGAGGAAACCGCGCAGCAGGACTACACGCAGTTCGCCCGGCATCTGGTGCCTGAGGGACTGCTCCTCGTGCACGACGTCTTCCCCGACCCTGCGGACGGCGGCCAGGCGCCGTGGAACGTCGTCCGACGCGCGGTCGCCGAGGGCTTCGAGCAGATCGCGGTGCACGGATCCCTCCGGGTCTTGCGCCGGAGCTGA
- a CDS encoding class I SAM-dependent methyltransferase has translation MLTVDFEQFPLEPGMQLIDVGCGQGRHSFEAYRRGAHVTAFDMNESDLAEVETMFGAMEVEGQAGPQATAKIQAGDARNMPFADDTFDRVIASEILEHIHEDDAVIAELFRITKPGGLLAVTVPRNWPERVCWKLSDEYHEVEGGHIRIYRASELVDKLKKAGFEPYGRHHAHALHAPYWWLKCAVGVDRENLATRAYHKLLVWDMMKAPALTRIGERLLNPVLGKSFVVYLRKPER, from the coding sequence ATGCTGACCGTTGACTTCGAGCAGTTCCCCTTAGAGCCGGGGATGCAGCTCATCGACGTGGGCTGTGGGCAGGGACGGCACTCCTTCGAGGCGTACCGTCGGGGCGCGCACGTGACAGCGTTCGACATGAACGAGTCCGACCTCGCCGAGGTCGAGACGATGTTCGGTGCGATGGAGGTCGAAGGCCAGGCCGGACCGCAGGCCACGGCGAAGATCCAGGCCGGGGACGCCAGGAACATGCCGTTCGCCGACGACACCTTCGACCGGGTCATCGCATCCGAGATCCTCGAGCACATTCACGAGGACGACGCCGTCATCGCCGAGCTGTTCCGCATCACCAAGCCCGGCGGGCTGCTTGCCGTCACCGTGCCGCGCAACTGGCCCGAGCGGGTCTGCTGGAAGCTCTCCGACGAGTACCACGAGGTCGAGGGCGGGCACATTCGCATCTACCGCGCCAGCGAGCTGGTCGACAAGCTGAAGAAGGCGGGATTCGAGCCCTACGGCCGGCACCATGCCCACGCCCTGCACGCGCCCTACTGGTGGCTCAAGTGCGCGGTCGGGGTCGACAGGGAGAACCTAGCGACGCGGGCGTATCACAAGCTGCTGGTCTGGGACATGATGAAGGCGCCCGCGCTCACCCGGATTGGGGAACGGCTGCTGAATCCCGTGCTGGGCAAGAGCTTCGTGGTTTATCTGCGCAAACCGGAGCGATGA